One Streptomyces sp. P9-A2 DNA window includes the following coding sequences:
- a CDS encoding RidA family protein has translation MSEVEAKLAELGLRLPEVVPPLAAYRPAVLSGRYVYTAGQLPMVDGALALTGKVGAEVTAEEAKELARTCALNALAAVKSVAGDLDRVARVVKVTGFVASAADFTGQPGVLNGASELLVDVLGEKGVHARSAVGVAVLPLDAPVEVEILVELTETD, from the coding sequence GTGAGCGAGGTCGAGGCCAAGCTGGCCGAGCTCGGCCTGAGGCTGCCCGAGGTCGTTCCGCCGCTGGCCGCGTACCGTCCGGCCGTGCTCTCCGGGCGGTACGTGTACACCGCCGGCCAGCTTCCCATGGTGGACGGCGCGCTCGCGCTGACCGGCAAGGTCGGCGCCGAGGTCACGGCGGAGGAGGCCAAGGAACTGGCGCGCACCTGCGCGCTGAACGCCCTCGCCGCCGTGAAGTCCGTCGCCGGTGACCTGGACCGCGTCGCGCGCGTGGTCAAGGTCACCGGGTTCGTGGCCTCGGCCGCGGACTTCACGGGTCAGCCGGGTGTCCTCAACGGCGCGAGCGAGCTGCTGGTCGACGTCCTCGGCGAGAAGGGCGTCCACGCCCGCAGCGCGGTGGGCGTCGCGGTACTGCCGCTGGACGCTCCGGTGGAGGTCGAGATCCTGGTGGAACTGACCGAGACGGACTGA
- a CDS encoding DUF4177 domain-containing protein produces the protein MTKWEYSTVPLLVHATKQILDTWGEDGWELVQVVPGPNNPEQLVAYLKREKQA, from the coding sequence ATGACGAAATGGGAGTACTCCACGGTTCCGCTGCTGGTCCACGCCACGAAGCAGATTCTGGACACCTGGGGCGAGGACGGCTGGGAACTCGTGCAGGTCGTTCCCGGTCCGAACAACCCCGAGCAGCTGGTGGCCTACCTGAAGCGGGAGAAGCAGGCGTGA
- a CDS encoding ArsA family ATPase, with amino-acid sequence MSRRPEPAHAHDPANSGSSTHSGGSARHRLSPVPTLDVDPLIEDRGTRIVVCCGSGGVGKTTTAAALGLRAAERGRKVVVLTIDPARRLAQSMGIDSLDNIPRRVKGIDDSAGGELHAMMLDMKRTFDEIVEAHADPERASAILGNPFYQSLSAGFAGTQEYMAMEKLGQLRARDEWDLIVVDTPPSRSALDFLDAPKRLGSFLDGRLIRLLLTPAKVGGRAGMKFLNVGMSMMTGVLGKVLGGQLLSDMQTFVAAMDSMFGGFRTRADATFKLLQAPGTAFLVVAAPERDALREAAYFVERLAAEDMPLAGLVLNRVHGSGADRLSAERALTAAENLEDSRIVDQEDGKAGLRNSPDTQESSDGPAAAAPTPEAPEPSKTPGTPETPGTPETAPPEAPAQDDVPDTGSPATVDDTGAARAGETDEADEERSVDRFTAGLLKLHAERMRLLSREQRTRDRFTALHPEVAVTEVAALPGDVHDLTGLRDIGDRLATNRPELPEASV; translated from the coding sequence ATGAGCCGTCGTCCGGAACCGGCGCACGCACACGACCCGGCCAACTCGGGCAGCTCAACCCACTCGGGCGGCTCGGCCCGCCACCGACTCTCCCCCGTCCCCACGCTCGACGTGGATCCGCTGATCGAGGACCGCGGCACCCGGATCGTGGTGTGCTGCGGGTCGGGCGGGGTCGGCAAGACGACCACCGCCGCGGCTCTGGGCCTGCGCGCGGCCGAACGGGGGCGCAAGGTGGTCGTTCTGACCATCGATCCGGCCCGCAGACTCGCCCAGTCCATGGGCATCGACTCTCTCGACAACATCCCCCGCCGGGTGAAGGGCATAGACGACTCCGCGGGCGGCGAACTGCACGCGATGATGCTCGACATGAAGCGCACCTTCGACGAGATCGTCGAGGCGCACGCGGACCCCGAGCGGGCCTCCGCGATTCTGGGCAACCCCTTCTACCAGTCGCTCTCGGCGGGCTTCGCGGGCACGCAGGAGTACATGGCGATGGAGAAGCTGGGGCAGCTGAGGGCCCGTGACGAGTGGGACCTCATCGTCGTCGACACCCCGCCGTCCCGGTCCGCGCTGGACTTCCTGGACGCGCCGAAGCGGCTCGGCTCCTTCCTCGACGGCAGGCTCATCCGCCTCCTGCTGACCCCGGCGAAGGTCGGCGGCCGGGCGGGGATGAAATTCCTGAACGTCGGGATGTCCATGATGACCGGCGTTCTGGGCAAGGTGCTCGGGGGTCAACTGCTGAGCGACATGCAGACGTTCGTGGCGGCGATGGACTCCATGTTCGGCGGGTTCCGTACGCGCGCGGACGCCACCTTCAAGCTGCTCCAGGCGCCCGGGACCGCGTTCCTGGTGGTCGCGGCCCCGGAGCGGGACGCGCTGCGCGAGGCCGCGTACTTCGTGGAACGGCTGGCCGCCGAGGACATGCCGTTGGCCGGCCTGGTCCTCAACCGGGTCCACGGCAGCGGCGCCGACCGGCTGTCGGCCGAGCGGGCCCTCACCGCCGCGGAAAATCTTGAGGACTCCCGCATTGTGGATCAGGAGGACGGGAAAGCTGGACTTCGTAACTCCCCTGACACACAAGAAAGTTCGGACGGCCCCGCTGCGGCGGCTCCCACTCCGGAAGCACCCGAGCCATCCAAGACACCCGGAACTCCCGAGACACCCGGAACTCCAGAAACCGCCCCTCCCGAGGCACCGGCACAGGACGACGTCCCCGACACAGGCTCCCCCGCCACCGTGGACGACACCGGCGCCGCCAGGGCGGGCGAGACGGATGAGGCGGACGAGGAGCGGTCCGTCGACCGGTTCACCGCGGGTCTGTTGAAACTGCACGCCGAGCGGATGCGGTTGCTCTCACGCGAGCAGCGCACGCGTGACCGCTTCACCGCGCTCCACCCCGAGGTGGCGGTGACGGAAGTGGCCGCACTGCCCGGCGACGTGCACGACCTCACGGGACTGCGGGACATCGGCGACCGGCTCGCGACCAACCGGCCGGAGCTGCCCGAGGCGAGCGTCTGA
- a CDS encoding Crp/Fnr family transcriptional regulator: MDDVLRRNPLFAALDDEQAAELRASLTEVTLARGDSLFHEGDPGDRLYVVTEGKVKLHRTSPDGRENMLAVVGPSELIGELSLFDPGPRTATATALTEVKLLALGHGDLQPWLNARPEVATALLRAVARRLRKTNDAMSDLVFSDVPGRVARALLDLSRRFGVQSEEGIHVVHDLTQEELAQLVGASRETVNKALADFAQRGWLRLEARAVILLDVERLAKRSR, from the coding sequence GTGGACGACGTTCTGCGGCGGAACCCGCTCTTCGCGGCGCTCGATGACGAGCAGGCCGCGGAGCTTCGCGCCTCGCTGACCGAGGTGACCCTCGCACGGGGCGACTCCCTGTTCCACGAGGGCGATCCCGGAGACCGGCTCTACGTGGTCACCGAGGGCAAGGTCAAGCTCCACCGCACCTCCCCCGACGGCCGCGAGAACATGCTGGCCGTCGTCGGGCCCAGCGAGCTCATCGGTGAGCTGTCGCTCTTCGACCCGGGCCCGCGCACCGCGACCGCCACGGCGCTGACCGAGGTCAAGCTGCTCGCCCTCGGCCACGGCGACCTCCAGCCCTGGCTGAACGCCCGACCCGAGGTGGCCACCGCGCTGCTGCGGGCCGTCGCGCGCCGGCTGCGCAAGACCAACGACGCCATGTCGGACCTGGTCTTCTCCGACGTTCCGGGCCGGGTCGCCCGTGCTCTGCTGGACCTCTCCCGCCGCTTCGGCGTGCAGTCCGAGGAGGGCATCCACGTCGTCCACGACCTCACGCAGGAGGAACTGGCCCAGTTGGTCGGCGCGTCCCGCGAGACGGTCAACAAGGCCCTGGCGGACTTCGCCCAGCGCGGCTGGCTCCGGCTGGAGGCCCGCGCGGTGATCCTCCTGGACGTCGAACGCCTCGCGAAGCGGTCCCGCTGA
- a CDS encoding NUDIX hydrolase, whose translation MAHAQAGGQAEGRTGGQAEGRTGGRTGGQAGEQTGGQWYPPDWPERIRALADGTLVPVEPKRAATVMLLKDTDDGYVVHMLRRRASMAFAGGAYAYPGGGVDPRDDDLHVRWAGPTRAWWADRLGVDEMTAQAIVCAAVRETYEEAGVLLAGPTPDSVIGDTTDPDWEADRVALVARDMSFAEFLDRRGLVLRSDLLGVWTRWITPEFEPRRYDTWFFVAALPEGQRTRNASTEADRTVWIAPREAAAAYDRGELLMMPPTIATLRQLTAYTAAAQALDAAPARDLTPVLVTARPAEDGIVLSWPGYDEFTRHIPNGGAPA comes from the coding sequence ATGGCGCATGCGCAGGCTGGTGGGCAGGCCGAGGGTCGGACCGGTGGGCAGGCCGAGGGCCGAACGGGTGGTCGGACCGGCGGGCAGGCCGGTGAGCAGACCGGCGGGCAGTGGTATCCGCCGGACTGGCCGGAGCGCATCCGCGCGCTCGCGGACGGCACCCTCGTCCCGGTCGAGCCGAAGCGCGCGGCCACCGTCATGCTCCTGAAGGACACCGACGACGGTTATGTCGTCCACATGCTGCGCCGACGCGCCTCCATGGCCTTCGCCGGGGGCGCGTACGCCTACCCCGGCGGTGGCGTCGACCCGCGCGACGACGACCTTCACGTCCGCTGGGCGGGCCCCACGCGCGCGTGGTGGGCGGACAGACTCGGCGTCGACGAAATGACGGCCCAGGCGATCGTCTGCGCCGCCGTGCGCGAGACGTACGAGGAAGCCGGTGTGCTGCTCGCGGGCCCGACGCCCGACTCCGTGATCGGTGACACCACGGACCCGGACTGGGAGGCGGACCGCGTGGCGCTCGTCGCGCGGGACATGTCCTTCGCGGAGTTCCTCGACCGCCGGGGGCTGGTCCTGCGCTCGGATCTGCTCGGTGTGTGGACCCGGTGGATCACCCCGGAGTTCGAGCCCCGCCGCTATGACACCTGGTTCTTCGTCGCCGCCCTTCCCGAGGGGCAGCGCACCCGGAACGCCTCCACGGAGGCCGACCGTACGGTGTGGATCGCCCCGCGCGAGGCGGCCGCCGCGTACGACCGGGGCGAGCTGCTGATGATGCCGCCGACGATCGCGACCCTGCGCCAGCTGACGGCGTACACGGCGGCGGCGCAGGCGCTCGACGCGGCACCCGCGCGCGACCTCACGCCGGTGCTGGTCACCGCGCGGCCGGCCGAGGACGGGATCGTGCTGTCCTGGCCGGGGTACGACGAGTTCACCCGGCACATTCCGAACGGTGGAGCCCCGGCATGA
- a CDS encoding WhiB family transcriptional regulator produces MGWVTDWSAQAACRTTDPDELFVQGAAQNRAKAVCTGCPVRTECLADALDNRVEFGVWGGMTERERRALLRRRPTVTSWRRLLETARTEYERGTGVMPLDEDEVYASFAAVG; encoded by the coding sequence ATGGGCTGGGTTACCGACTGGAGTGCGCAGGCTGCCTGCCGCACTACTGATCCGGATGAACTGTTCGTTCAAGGAGCAGCGCAGAACAGGGCCAAGGCGGTGTGCACCGGTTGTCCGGTACGCACGGAGTGCCTGGCCGACGCGCTCGACAACCGCGTCGAGTTCGGCGTATGGGGAGGCATGACGGAACGTGAGCGCCGCGCGCTGCTGCGCCGACGTCCCACGGTGACGTCCTGGCGCCGGCTGCTGGAGACCGCGCGCACGGAGTACGAGCGGGGGACAGGTGTCATGCCCCTCGACGAGGACGAGGTGTACGCGAGCTTCGCGGCGGTGGGCTGA
- a CDS encoding ArsA family ATPase has product MSRLQVVSGKGGTGKTTVAAALALALATEGKRTLLVEVEGRQGIAQVFETEALPYEERKIAVAPGGGEVHALAIDAERALLDYLQMFYKLGSAGRALKKLGAIDFATTIAPGVRDVLLTGKACEAVRRKDRSGRFVYDYVVMDAPPTGRITRFLNVNDEVAGLAKIGPIHNQAQAVMRVLKSPETAVHLVTLLEEMPVQETVDGIAELRAARLPVGRIIVNMVRPELLDAADLELVGTVTRSSVARSLSSAGLGGARRGGHAERLVGPLLAQAEEYAERYALEAEQRAALAGVDLPRHELPLLSEGMDLAGLYTLAKELRAQGVS; this is encoded by the coding sequence GTGAGCAGGCTTCAGGTCGTCAGTGGCAAGGGCGGAACCGGCAAGACCACGGTGGCCGCGGCCCTCGCGCTGGCTCTGGCCACGGAGGGGAAGCGGACGCTTCTCGTCGAGGTCGAGGGCCGCCAGGGCATCGCACAGGTCTTCGAGACGGAGGCGTTGCCGTACGAGGAACGGAAGATCGCCGTGGCTCCCGGGGGCGGGGAGGTGCACGCCCTCGCCATCGACGCCGAGCGGGCCCTTCTGGACTATCTCCAGATGTTCTACAAGCTGGGCAGCGCCGGGCGGGCCCTGAAGAAGCTCGGCGCGATCGACTTCGCGACCACCATCGCGCCCGGTGTACGGGACGTCCTGCTGACCGGCAAGGCGTGCGAGGCGGTGCGGCGCAAGGACAGGAGCGGGCGGTTCGTCTACGACTACGTCGTGATGGACGCCCCTCCGACCGGGCGCATCACCCGTTTCCTCAACGTCAACGACGAGGTCGCCGGACTCGCCAAGATCGGCCCGATACACAATCAGGCGCAGGCCGTGATGCGGGTGCTGAAATCGCCGGAGACGGCGGTGCACCTGGTCACGCTGCTGGAGGAGATGCCGGTCCAGGAGACCGTGGACGGCATCGCCGAGCTGCGGGCGGCCCGGCTGCCGGTGGGGCGGATCATCGTGAACATGGTGCGCCCGGAGTTGCTGGACGCGGCCGATCTGGAACTCGTGGGGACGGTCACGCGTTCTTCTGTCGCGCGGTCGTTGTCCTCCGCCGGTCTCGGCGGCGCGCGGCGCGGAGGGCACGCCGAGCGGCTGGTGGGCCCGCTGCTCGCGCAGGCGGAGGAGTACGCCGAGCGGTACGCGCTGGAGGCCGAGCAGCGTGCCGCGCTGGCCGGGGTGGATCTGCCCCGGCACGAGCTGCCGCTGCTCTCGGAGGGCATGGACCTGGCGGGCCTGTACACGCTGGCCAAGGAACTCCGCGCCCAGGGTGTGTCATGA
- a CDS encoding MBL fold metallo-hydrolase, with product MTDAAALPGQPRGGVLSGPATARAVNVLAPNASAMTLDGTNTWILSEPGSARAVVIDPGPLDEGHLRNVVDTAERAGKRVALTLLTHGHPDHSEGAARLAELTGTKVRALDPELRLGDEGLSGGNVVTVDGLELRVVPAPGHTADSLAFHLPADGAVLTGDTVLGRGTTVVAHPDGRLGDYLDTLRRLRSLTVDDGVHTVLPGHGPVLEDAQGAVEYYLAHRAHRLAQVETAVENGHHGPSDVVAHVYADVDRSLWPAAELSVRAQLEYLREHGLIEEPRGL from the coding sequence ATGACGGATGCGGCAGCCCTTCCCGGCCAACCGCGCGGAGGGGTCCTCTCCGGACCCGCCACCGCGCGGGCGGTCAACGTCCTGGCCCCGAACGCCTCGGCGATGACCCTGGACGGCACCAACACCTGGATCCTGTCGGAACCCGGCTCCGCGCGTGCGGTCGTGATCGACCCGGGCCCGCTGGACGAGGGGCATCTGCGCAACGTCGTCGACACCGCCGAGCGGGCCGGCAAGCGCGTCGCCCTCACCCTGCTGACGCACGGTCACCCGGACCACTCCGAGGGCGCCGCCCGCCTCGCCGAGCTGACCGGCACGAAGGTACGGGCACTGGACCCGGAGCTGCGCCTGGGGGACGAGGGTCTGTCCGGCGGGAACGTGGTCACCGTGGACGGCCTGGAACTGAGGGTCGTCCCCGCCCCCGGCCACACCGCCGACTCGCTGGCCTTCCACCTGCCGGCCGACGGGGCCGTCCTCACCGGCGACACGGTCCTGGGACGCGGTACGACCGTCGTGGCCCACCCCGACGGCCGCCTCGGCGACTATCTGGACACGCTGCGCCGTCTGCGCTCGCTCACGGTCGACGACGGCGTCCACACGGTCCTGCCGGGCCACGGCCCCGTACTGGAGGACGCCCAGGGCGCCGTCGAGTACTACCTGGCCCATCGCGCGCACCGCCTCGCCCAGGTGGAGACGGCCGTCGAGAACGGCCACCACGGCCCGTCCGATGTCGTCGCCCACGTCTACGCCGATGTGGACCGCTCCCTCTGGCCGGCCGCGGAGCTCTCGGTCCGCGCGCAGCTGGAGTATCTGCGGGAGCACGGGCTCATCGAGGAACCCCGGGGCCTGTAG
- a CDS encoding transglycosylase domain-containing protein, translated as MPKKRSGGGLSATQQAAKFLGVSVLSGAVLAGIALPAVGALGLAAKGSVESFDELPLSLKTPPLSQRTTILDAGGGKIATVYSRDRTVVDLKDIAPHLQKAIVAIEDSRFYEHGAVDLKGVLRAMNRNAQSGGVSEGASTLTQQYVKNVFVEEAGDDPTKVAQATQQTIGRKIRELKFAIQVEEELGKKKILENYLNITYFGQQAYGVEAAAQRYFSKPAKDLNLQESALIAGLVQSPSRYDPVNDETEAIKRRNIVLARMAQVGDISQEEAVEASKTPLGLKVSKPKNGCITAVDGAGFFCDYVRQVFLTDPAFGKTPEARAKVWNHGGLTIRTTLDSQAQKSLQESVKNHVNKSDEVATAASVIQPGTGKILAMGQSRPYGFGKNETQINLSVDQGMGGGAGYQPGSTFKPIVAAAALEGGMPATKTYASPYQMDYPAPVQACEGKIWNEPGVPVENENETEVGPYDMKEATAKSVNTYYIEMISEIGICPVTELSKKMGIGRADGNKMEQAPSIALGTQEASPLTMANGYATFASRGMYCTPVAIESISRRVGEKSKSLPVPKSTCSRAMSEKTADTINTLLRGVVEDGTGTEAGLGSRPSAGKTGTTDFRYAAWFVGYTPNLAGAVWVGDPEHKRQMVDISIGGTWHSKVFGGQVPGPIWRDMMSGALNGKEAPEFSLVNIPDRKKPDEDKGRGRGRGNDGDRDDNRDDGRNDDAGGFIGGLVGGGNGGNGGTGTDGGTGTNGGAEPDPTISIPEGFFQGPGNGPGGRR; from the coding sequence ATGCCAAAGAAGCGCTCGGGTGGTGGTCTGTCGGCAACGCAGCAGGCCGCCAAGTTCCTCGGTGTCAGTGTCCTGTCGGGGGCCGTGCTGGCCGGTATCGCGCTGCCCGCCGTGGGAGCGCTGGGCCTCGCCGCCAAGGGGTCGGTGGAGAGCTTCGACGAACTCCCCCTCAGCCTCAAGACTCCCCCGCTGAGTCAGCGCACCACCATCCTCGACGCGGGGGGCGGCAAGATCGCCACCGTCTACTCGCGCGACCGCACGGTGGTCGACCTCAAGGACATCGCTCCGCACCTCCAGAAGGCGATCGTCGCGATCGAGGACTCGCGCTTCTACGAGCACGGCGCGGTGGACCTGAAGGGCGTACTGCGCGCGATGAACCGCAACGCGCAGAGCGGCGGCGTCTCCGAGGGAGCGTCCACCCTGACGCAGCAGTACGTGAAGAACGTCTTCGTGGAGGAGGCCGGCGACGATCCGACGAAGGTCGCGCAGGCCACCCAGCAGACGATCGGCCGCAAGATCCGCGAGCTGAAGTTCGCGATCCAGGTCGAGGAGGAGCTGGGCAAGAAGAAGATCCTCGAGAACTACCTGAACATCACGTACTTCGGCCAGCAGGCCTACGGTGTGGAGGCCGCCGCCCAGCGCTACTTCTCCAAGCCCGCCAAGGACCTGAACCTCCAGGAGTCCGCGCTCATCGCCGGCCTCGTCCAGTCGCCCAGCCGGTACGACCCGGTCAACGACGAGACGGAGGCCATCAAGCGGCGCAATATCGTCCTGGCGCGGATGGCCCAGGTCGGCGACATCTCCCAGGAGGAGGCCGTCGAGGCGTCGAAGACACCGCTCGGGCTGAAGGTCAGCAAGCCGAAGAACGGCTGCATCACGGCGGTCGACGGCGCGGGCTTCTTCTGCGACTACGTGCGTCAGGTGTTCCTGACCGACCCGGCCTTCGGCAAGACCCCGGAGGCGCGGGCCAAGGTCTGGAACCACGGCGGCCTGACGATCCGTACGACGCTCGACTCGCAGGCGCAGAAGTCCCTGCAGGAGTCGGTCAAGAACCACGTCAACAAGAGCGACGAGGTGGCCACCGCCGCCAGCGTCATCCAGCCCGGCACCGGCAAGATCCTCGCCATGGGCCAGTCGCGTCCGTACGGCTTCGGCAAGAACGAGACGCAGATCAACCTCTCCGTGGACCAGGGCATGGGCGGCGGCGCCGGCTATCAGCCCGGTTCGACGTTCAAGCCGATCGTGGCCGCGGCCGCCCTCGAGGGCGGGATGCCGGCGACGAAGACGTACGCCTCGCCGTACCAGATGGACTACCCGGCCCCGGTCCAGGCCTGCGAGGGCAAGATCTGGAACGAGCCGGGCGTCCCGGTCGAGAACGAGAACGAGACCGAGGTCGGCCCGTACGACATGAAGGAAGCGACCGCGAAGTCGGTCAACACCTACTACATCGAGATGATCAGCGAGATCGGCATCTGCCCGGTGACGGAGCTGTCGAAGAAGATGGGCATCGGGCGGGCCGACGGCAACAAGATGGAGCAGGCGCCGTCGATCGCCCTCGGCACCCAGGAGGCGTCCCCGCTGACCATGGCGAACGGCTACGCCACGTTCGCCTCGCGCGGCATGTACTGCACGCCGGTCGCCATCGAGTCCATCAGCCGGCGCGTCGGTGAGAAGTCGAAGTCGCTGCCGGTCCCGAAGTCGACGTGCTCGCGCGCGATGTCGGAGAAGACCGCCGACACCATCAACACGCTCCTGCGGGGTGTGGTCGAGGACGGTACGGGCACGGAGGCCGGGCTCGGCAGCCGCCCGAGTGCGGGCAAGACCGGTACGACGGACTTCCGTTACGCCGCCTGGTTCGTGGGCTACACGCCGAACCTGGCCGGTGCGGTGTGGGTCGGCGACCCCGAGCACAAGCGGCAGATGGTCGACATCTCGATCGGCGGGACCTGGCACTCGAAGGTGTTCGGTGGTCAGGTGCCCGGCCCGATCTGGCGCGACATGATGAGCGGCGCGCTGAACGGCAAGGAGGCCCCCGAGTTCAGCCTCGTCAACATCCCGGACCGCAAGAAGCCCGACGAGGACAAGGGCCGGGGCCGGGGCCGCGGGAACGACGGCGACCGTGACGACAACCGTGACGACGGCCGCAACGACGACGCCGGCGGGTTCATCGGCGGTCTGGTCGGCGGCGGAAACGGCGGAAACGGCGGAACCGGCACCGACGGCGGCACCGGTACCAACGGCGGGGCCGAACCCGACCCGACCATCTCCATCCCGGAGGGCTTCTTCCAAGGCCCGGGCAACGGACCGGGCGGACGGCGCTGA